Proteins from a single region of Undibacterium sp. KW1:
- a CDS encoding NAD-glutamate dehydrogenase: MTSSHFAELIAYAQAHTGPASERQGSFITTYFENTDPDEIISRGPATLFAQANAHWRLLDAPRTAHTPKIRVFNPTLAEDGFVSDHTVVQIVNDNMPFLVDSVTMAINRSGRTAHWIVHPLMSVARDANGSVTAVSTVAAAKAAGSTDPVESLILVECDRIVDQAAQQALVEDLKSVLSDVRGAVVDWQPMLARAREVRAACERATQAPEKRDEAIAFLAWLEDRHFTFLGVRDYDLKRDGDNVSLVAIADSGLGILRGPVKTPETRLPPEVVALMDSTEMVMVTKAMTRATVHRPAWLDYIAVKRFDDAGNVIGESRFLGLYTSTAYSEPVGNIPLVRQRVTNVMNTSGVVPESHAAKSLQAILDDYPRDELFQIDGNTLADHAIGILRLQERQRTRLFLRRDPFGRFTSAQVFVPRDRYNTELRVKIGNELMMALNGQSIEFTPMLTDSPLARIHYLVRAKDVAPQNVNLAILEARIAKLAQRWEDDCTAELLRSHGEGNGLSLANRFANAFPTAYREDFSALVGAEDADMLASLNTGAPMMVKLYRPLDAGPGILRFKIYNTAKVALSDSLPVLEHMGARVLDEHPYAIVSGAETLWIHDLGLQLPANTDLSSVKVRFENLFSQAWGGEVESDDLNRLVLNTTLDARSIAVLRACSRYFKQLGFAYSQNYIEAALNKNAPITQLIAELFGARFKPDYVGDREQAQKHIREQLEAQMSNVASLDEDRILRQFIATIVATLRTNLWQTTASGAFKPYMSFKLNPREVPGVPEPKPLFEIWVYSPRVEGVHLRGGKVARGGLRWSDRREDFRTEILGLVKAQQVKNTVIVPVGSKGGFVLKNAPPATDREAYQAEGVACYKIFLSGLLDLTDNIVKGAVVPPKLVIRHDVDDPYLVVAADKGTATFSDIANGVSADYGFWLGDAFASGGSVGYDHKKMGITARGAWESVKRHFRSLGVNTQDTAFTVAGIGDMSGDVFGNGMLLSEHIKLVAAFDHRHIFIDPSPDVATSFAERQRLFNLPRSSWDDYDKSLISAGGGVFPRTAKSISLSPEARAVLGIETAELAPVELLRAILQAPVDLLYNGGIGTYVKAKYETHAQVGDKAGDAFRVNGNDLRCKVLAEGGNLGCTQNGRIEFAQKGGRIYTDAIDNSAGVDCSDHEVNIKILLGSIVEAGDLTLKQRNDLLASMTDEVGHLVLTDNYYQSQALDIAAHRPLYVLDGQQRLMQSLEKQGRLNRAIEYLPSDDEIFHRKALKQGLTAPEGAVVLAYAKMSVFDELVASNLPDDPFFSRALKAYFPQVLSERFAEAISNHPLKREIIATFITNTVVNRAGATFVNFIASEAGATAADVIRAFTLAREIFDLEVLWDQIDALDYKVDSKLQLDLLSKLIAIAQRASRWMLRIRSQSTDLPTLIQRYQPAARELRWQLDDWLPANAHASWQKEAEALTQAGVEATLAQNLTALEYIFPALDLVDLAQSTSSTLELAARAYFGIDDELGLTGWRNQINRLPTDTLWQTQARGSARDDVYSIASQITRGLLSRQDEVSNWHAQHAPAIERLTALLTTISAQGPDLAPVSVALRELRHLA; the protein is encoded by the coding sequence ATGACCTCTTCCCACTTCGCTGAGCTGATTGCTTATGCGCAAGCGCACACCGGCCCTGCATCTGAACGCCAGGGTTCTTTTATTACCACCTATTTTGAAAACACTGACCCGGATGAAATTATCAGCCGCGGCCCAGCTACCTTGTTCGCCCAGGCCAATGCCCACTGGCGTTTGCTGGATGCTCCACGGACTGCGCACACGCCCAAGATAAGGGTGTTCAACCCCACGCTGGCAGAAGATGGTTTTGTCAGTGATCATACGGTCGTGCAGATTGTGAATGACAATATGCCTTTCCTGGTGGATTCAGTGACGATGGCGATCAACCGCAGTGGCCGTACTGCACACTGGATAGTACATCCCTTGATGAGTGTGGCGCGTGATGCGAATGGTAGTGTGACAGCAGTCAGCACCGTGGCAGCGGCAAAGGCTGCCGGCAGCACTGATCCGGTTGAATCCCTGATTCTGGTTGAATGTGACCGCATCGTCGATCAGGCGGCCCAGCAGGCGCTGGTAGAAGATTTGAAAAGTGTCTTGTCTGATGTACGTGGTGCTGTGGTTGATTGGCAACCCATGCTGGCGCGTGCGCGTGAAGTGCGTGCCGCTTGTGAAAGAGCTACCCAGGCACCAGAAAAACGAGATGAAGCAATTGCCTTCCTGGCCTGGCTGGAAGACCGCCATTTCACCTTCCTCGGTGTGCGCGACTATGACCTGAAACGCGATGGCGACAATGTCAGCCTGGTCGCGATTGCTGATTCTGGTCTGGGTATTTTACGTGGCCCGGTCAAAACCCCGGAAACCCGTTTGCCGCCAGAAGTCGTGGCCCTGATGGATTCGACAGAAATGGTCATGGTCACCAAGGCCATGACACGCGCCACTGTGCACAGGCCAGCCTGGCTGGACTATATTGCCGTCAAGCGTTTTGATGATGCAGGCAATGTCATTGGTGAATCGCGCTTCCTGGGCTTATATACCTCAACAGCTTATTCTGAACCGGTAGGCAATATCCCCCTGGTACGTCAGCGCGTAACGAATGTCATGAATACTTCTGGCGTCGTGCCCGAGAGCCATGCCGCCAAGTCGCTGCAAGCCATTCTCGATGACTATCCGCGTGATGAATTGTTCCAGATAGATGGCAATACTCTGGCCGATCATGCGATTGGTATCCTGCGCCTGCAAGAGCGCCAGCGCACCCGTTTGTTCTTGCGTCGTGACCCTTTTGGCCGCTTTACTTCTGCCCAGGTTTTCGTGCCGCGTGATCGCTATAACACTGAGTTGCGCGTCAAGATAGGCAATGAATTGATGATGGCACTGAATGGCCAGTCGATAGAATTTACACCGATGCTGACCGATAGCCCATTGGCGCGTATTCATTATCTGGTCAGGGCCAAGGATGTCGCACCACAGAACGTCAACCTGGCGATTCTGGAAGCCCGCATTGCCAAACTCGCACAACGCTGGGAAGATGATTGCACAGCAGAGTTGCTGCGCTCGCATGGTGAAGGCAATGGCCTGAGCCTGGCAAACCGTTTCGCCAATGCCTTCCCTACTGCTTACCGTGAAGATTTTTCTGCCCTGGTGGGTGCAGAAGATGCCGACATGCTGGCCAGCCTGAACACCGGCGCACCGATGATGGTCAAACTCTACCGTCCACTCGATGCGGGTCCTGGCATACTGCGCTTCAAGATTTATAACACTGCCAAGGTGGCACTATCCGATTCCCTGCCCGTGCTGGAACACATGGGGGCCAGGGTACTCGACGAACATCCGTATGCCATCGTCAGCGGTGCAGAGACTTTGTGGATACATGACCTTGGCTTGCAATTACCTGCCAACACAGATTTGTCATCAGTTAAAGTGCGCTTTGAAAACCTGTTCTCGCAAGCCTGGGGTGGCGAGGTTGAAAGTGATGACCTGAATCGCCTGGTACTCAATACTACGCTGGATGCCCGCTCTATCGCTGTCTTGCGCGCTTGCTCGCGTTACTTCAAGCAACTCGGTTTTGCCTATAGCCAAAACTATATAGAAGCAGCACTCAACAAGAACGCGCCTATCACGCAATTGATTGCAGAGCTGTTTGGTGCGCGCTTCAAGCCTGATTATGTTGGTGACCGCGAACAGGCACAAAAGCATATACGCGAACAGCTGGAAGCGCAGATGAGCAATGTAGCGAGTCTGGATGAAGACCGTATCCTGCGCCAGTTCATCGCAACCATTGTTGCGACCTTGCGCACCAATCTGTGGCAAACAACTGCGAGCGGCGCATTCAAGCCCTACATGAGCTTCAAGCTCAACCCGCGTGAAGTGCCGGGCGTGCCTGAACCCAAACCCCTGTTTGAAATCTGGGTATATTCCCCACGTGTTGAAGGCGTGCATCTGCGTGGCGGCAAGGTCGCCCGTGGTGGCTTGCGCTGGTCTGACAGACGTGAAGACTTCCGTACTGAAATCCTGGGCCTGGTAAAAGCCCAGCAAGTCAAGAATACGGTCATCGTACCGGTTGGTTCCAAAGGTGGTTTTGTCCTCAAGAATGCACCACCAGCGACAGACCGCGAAGCCTATCAGGCCGAAGGCGTGGCTTGCTACAAAATCTTCCTGTCCGGCTTGCTGGACCTGACTGACAATATCGTCAAAGGAGCGGTAGTGCCGCCTAAACTGGTGATACGCCATGATGTCGATGATCCCTACCTGGTGGTCGCGGCTGACAAGGGCACGGCTACTTTCTCGGATATCGCCAATGGTGTCTCTGCTGACTACGGTTTCTGGCTCGGTGATGCATTTGCGTCTGGTGGCTCGGTAGGTTACGACCACAAGAAAATGGGAATTACCGCACGCGGTGCATGGGAATCGGTCAAGCGCCATTTCCGCTCATTGGGTGTGAATACGCAGGATACGGCTTTCACTGTCGCCGGTATTGGTGACATGTCGGGCGACGTGTTCGGGAATGGTATGTTGCTGTCCGAGCATATCAAACTGGTAGCCGCCTTTGACCATCGTCATATTTTCATCGACCCATCACCTGATGTGGCAACGTCATTTGCCGAACGCCAGCGCCTGTTCAACCTGCCGCGTTCCAGCTGGGATGATTACGACAAGAGCCTGATTTCTGCGGGCGGCGGGGTATTCCCACGCACCGCTAAATCCATCAGCCTGAGCCCGGAAGCCCGTGCCGTACTAGGTATAGAAACTGCTGAACTCGCACCGGTAGAATTGCTACGCGCCATTTTGCAAGCCCCTGTTGATTTGCTATACAACGGTGGCATAGGCACCTATGTCAAGGCCAAATATGAAACCCATGCCCAGGTCGGTGACAAGGCTGGTGATGCCTTCCGTGTCAACGGTAATGACTTGCGCTGCAAGGTGCTGGCCGAAGGTGGTAATTTGGGTTGTACACAAAATGGCCGTATAGAATTCGCGCAAAAAGGTGGCCGTATCTATACCGATGCGATAGACAATTCTGCCGGTGTCGATTGCTCTGACCATGAAGTCAATATCAAGATTTTGTTGGGCAGCATCGTCGAAGCTGGTGACCTGACACTCAAGCAACGCAATGATTTGCTGGCTTCAATGACAGATGAAGTTGGCCACCTGGTCCTGACCGATAATTATTATCAAAGCCAGGCACTGGATATTGCCGCGCATCGTCCACTGTATGTACTTGATGGCCAGCAAAGACTGATGCAGTCTTTGGAAAAACAGGGCCGCCTGAACCGTGCCATTGAATATCTGCCCAGCGATGATGAAATCTTCCACCGCAAGGCCTTGAAGCAGGGCCTGACTGCACCAGAAGGTGCGGTCGTGCTGGCCTATGCCAAGATGTCAGTGTTTGATGAACTGGTCGCCAGCAATTTGCCGGATGACCCTTTCTTCAGCCGTGCATTGAAAGCTTACTTCCCGCAAGTCTTGTCTGAACGTTTTGCTGAAGCAATCTCGAATCATCCTTTGAAACGCGAAATCATCGCCACCTTCATCACCAATACCGTGGTGAATCGTGCCGGTGCAACCTTCGTCAACTTCATTGCTTCTGAAGCAGGGGCGACCGCGGCTGACGTGATCCGTGCCTTCACTCTGGCCCGCGAGATTTTCGACCTGGAAGTATTGTGGGATCAGATCGATGCACTGGATTACAAGGTTGATTCAAAACTGCAACTCGACCTCTTGTCCAAGCTGATCGCGATTGCCCAAAGAGCCTCGCGCTGGATGTTACGCATACGTTCGCAAAGCACTGATCTGCCAACGCTGATCCAGCGTTACCAGCCAGCCGCCCGCGAACTGCGCTGGCAACTCGATGACTGGCTGCCAGCCAATGCCCACGCCAGCTGGCAAAAAGAAGCCGAGGCACTGACACAGGCCGGGGTAGAGGCCACGCTGGCACAAAACCTGACGGCGCTGGAATATATCTTCCCGGCGCTTGATCTGGTTGATCTGGCGCAAAGCACCAGCAGCACGCTGGAACTGGCAGCGCGCGCTTATTTTGGCATTGATGATGAATTGGGGCTGACTGGCTGGCGTAATCAGATCAACCGCCTGCCCACAGACACTTTGTGGCAGACCCAGGCGCGTGGCAGCGCGAGGGATGATGTGTATTCCATCGCCAGTCAGATCACCCGCGGTCTGTTGTCACGCCAGGACGAAGTCAGCAACTGGCATGCGCAGCATGCGCCAGCCATAGAAAGGCTGACTGCCTTGCTGACCACCATCAGTGCACAGGGACCGGACCTGGCGCCGGTATCTGTCGCTTTGCGCGAGTTGCGTCACCTGGCTTGA
- a CDS encoding M28 family peptidase: MKKHSTYYLSSALLALALGLPAYGFAQTQPGKVNETTLRAHLAFLSSDLFEGRGTGQRGGDLTVGYLETQAAVAGLLPANGKSYRQAVSINGIKSLPLESSVNIRLARSLNLTFGEDWIWSAGDAVSSHQFDHELLFVGYGINAPEEQWDDFKGVDCKGKILVVMVNDPQPTAEQPDRFGGKALTYYGRRTYKTEEALRRGAAGVLLIHTDASANIGWDVLKNGGMGEQFQLANKDAKGLAIQGWITDAAAKTLFSASGLDLQALRQAAEGKDFKPVAIKARLKGEAKSQIRQLEQFNIAGIVPGTDPQLKNELVIYSAHWDHLGKQEGSGDVIYNGAVDNGSGTAALLAMAKAAVAQPAKRSQMFLWVAAEEQGLLGSAWYAAHPLWALNKTAAALNLDTLNFVGRTRDISAFGADRSDLIVAANKVAQGMNMAVAPPRVDVAGGYFRSDHFSFAKAGVPAFSIGSGRDYINDPQASQEKARGYGKRYHQVTDEYDPSWDLSGMTEQAQFTLNLGREIADAAKMPVWKENDAFAKVRK; this comes from the coding sequence ATGAAAAAACATTCCACATACTATTTATCTTCTGCTTTACTGGCCTTGGCGCTGGGATTGCCGGCATATGGCTTTGCACAAACGCAGCCAGGCAAGGTAAATGAAACCACCTTGCGCGCCCATCTGGCCTTCTTGTCTTCTGACCTGTTTGAAGGCCGTGGCACAGGCCAGCGCGGCGGTGACCTGACGGTAGGCTATCTGGAAACTCAGGCCGCAGTAGCGGGTCTGTTGCCCGCCAATGGCAAAAGCTACAGGCAGGCAGTCAGCATCAATGGCATCAAGTCTTTACCATTGGAAAGCTCTGTCAATATACGTCTTGCCAGGTCACTCAACCTGACTTTTGGTGAAGACTGGATCTGGAGTGCGGGTGATGCCGTGAGTTCGCACCAGTTTGATCATGAATTGCTGTTCGTCGGTTACGGCATCAACGCGCCAGAAGAGCAATGGGATGATTTCAAGGGTGTCGATTGCAAAGGCAAGATACTGGTCGTCATGGTCAATGATCCGCAGCCTACCGCAGAGCAGCCAGACCGCTTTGGCGGCAAGGCTTTGACTTATTATGGCCGCCGTACTTACAAGACTGAAGAAGCCCTGCGCCGTGGTGCTGCCGGGGTTTTGCTGATACATACCGATGCGTCAGCAAATATAGGCTGGGATGTCTTGAAAAATGGCGGCATGGGCGAGCAATTCCAGCTGGCCAATAAAGATGCCAAAGGCCTGGCGATACAAGGCTGGATCACCGATGCTGCGGCAAAGACATTGTTCAGTGCATCAGGGCTGGATTTGCAAGCTCTGCGTCAGGCTGCCGAAGGCAAGGATTTCAAACCAGTCGCCATCAAGGCCAGGCTCAAGGGTGAGGCAAAATCGCAAATACGCCAGTTGGAACAATTCAATATCGCAGGAATCGTACCTGGCACTGATCCGCAATTGAAAAACGAACTGGTGATCTACAGCGCCCATTGGGATCATTTGGGCAAGCAGGAAGGTAGTGGCGACGTCATTTATAACGGTGCCGTCGATAATGGTTCAGGCACGGCAGCCTTGCTGGCGATGGCAAAAGCAGCCGTTGCACAACCAGCCAAACGCAGCCAGATGTTCTTGTGGGTGGCGGCAGAAGAACAGGGCCTGCTGGGCAGCGCCTGGTATGCGGCGCACCCGCTCTGGGCCCTGAACAAGACGGCGGCAGCCCTGAATCTTGATACCCTGAATTTTGTAGGCCGAACCAGGGATATCAGCGCCTTTGGTGCTGACCGCAGTGATCTCATCGTTGCTGCCAACAAGGTCGCGCAAGGAATGAACATGGCAGTTGCGCCGCCGCGTGTGGATGTGGCCGGTGGTTATTTCCGCAGCGACCATTTCAGCTTTGCCAAGGCCGGTGTACCGGCATTTTCCATAGGCAGTGGCCGTGACTATATCAATGATCCGCAAGCCTCGCAGGAAAAGGCGCGTGGCTATGGCAAGCGTTATCATCAGGTCACAGACGAGTATGACCCGAGCTGGGATCTGTCCGGCATGACCGAGCAGGCGCAGTTCACCCTGAACCTGGGGCGCGAAATTGCTGATGCCGCAAAAATGCCGGTCTGGAAGGAAAATGATGCGTTTGCGAAAGTAAGGAAGTGA